The following are encoded in a window of Bordetella genomosp. 10 genomic DNA:
- the risA gene encoding response regulator transcription factor RisA, whose amino-acid sequence MNTQNTTPTRKVLVVDDDPRLRDLLRRYLSEQGFNVFVAEDAKEMGKLWQREHFDLLVLDLMLPGEDGLSICRRLRGGHDNTPIIMLTAKAEEIDRIVGLEMGADDYLSKPFNPRELLARINAILRRRGTEEHPGAPSQENESIAFGPYVLNLSTRTLTRNNEQVPITTGEFSVLKVFARHPKIPLSRDKLMELARGREYEAFDRSLDVQISRLRKLIEPNPSKPVFIQTVWGLGYVFVPDGGS is encoded by the coding sequence ATGAACACGCAAAACACTACCCCCACCCGTAAGGTCCTGGTCGTCGACGACGATCCCCGCTTGCGCGACCTGCTGCGGCGTTACCTGTCCGAACAGGGCTTCAACGTATTCGTGGCCGAGGACGCCAAGGAGATGGGCAAGCTTTGGCAGCGCGAACATTTCGACCTGCTGGTGCTGGACCTGATGCTGCCCGGCGAAGATGGATTATCCATCTGCCGCCGCCTGCGTGGGGGCCATGACAACACGCCCATCATCATGCTGACGGCGAAAGCGGAAGAAATCGACCGCATCGTCGGCCTGGAAATGGGCGCCGACGACTACCTGTCCAAGCCCTTCAACCCGCGCGAACTGCTGGCCCGCATCAACGCCATCCTGCGCCGCCGCGGCACGGAAGAGCATCCGGGCGCGCCCAGCCAGGAAAACGAGTCGATCGCGTTCGGGCCCTACGTCCTGAACCTGTCCACGCGCACCCTGACGCGCAACAACGAGCAAGTGCCCATCACGACCGGCGAATTCTCGGTCCTGAAGGTTTTCGCCCGCCACCCGAAAATCCCGCTGTCGCGCGACAAACTGATGGAATTGGCGCGCGGCCGCGAGTACGAAGCCTTCGACCGCAGCCTGGACGTCCAGATTTCGCGCCTGCGCAAACTGATCGAGCCCAATCCGTCGAAGCCGGTATTCATCCAGACCGTGTGGGGACTGGGTTACGTCTTCGTGCCGGACGGCGGTAGCTGA
- the tsaB gene encoding tRNA (adenosine(37)-N6)-threonylcarbamoyltransferase complex dimerization subunit type 1 TsaB, translating into MNLTLLALETSSSRCGVALLHGDPKNPRVLVQEHEGAQEHAERLLPMARELLAQAGLDVADLDAVAFGQGPGGFTGLRVACGVAQGIALARDIPVLPVVSHQAVAALVPARPDQALVVALDARMEEVYLAVYRRVDGAADDTRWDVLQPPMLIAAAEAVPWTEAQVAGWSGRCGAPLSVVIAGDAWDTLAEHMAPPADWPRFDATRPEARQVARLAAQAWRRGEAVAAELAAPLYVRDKVAFTTAERMQGQGGNPRAEPAAPSAQHLPPVPAGAVVELGPLHSDDLDEMARIEAAVQAFPWTRGNFADALASGYDTCGVRRAGRLLGFCILMHAPDVSHLLVIAVEKSLHGQGLGTQLMRWCEERAAARGIGGVLLEVRPSNTRALAFYERHGFLKIGVRRGYYPAGKGQREDAVVMQKRLAHDEEAGND; encoded by the coding sequence ATGAATCTCACCCTTTTGGCCCTGGAAACGTCCTCTTCGCGCTGCGGCGTGGCCCTTCTCCATGGCGATCCCAAGAATCCCCGCGTCCTCGTCCAGGAGCATGAGGGCGCGCAGGAGCACGCGGAGCGGCTGCTGCCCATGGCGCGCGAACTGCTGGCGCAGGCCGGGCTGGACGTGGCCGACCTGGATGCCGTGGCCTTCGGCCAGGGGCCGGGCGGCTTCACCGGGCTGCGGGTGGCCTGCGGCGTGGCCCAGGGCATCGCGCTGGCGCGGGACATTCCGGTCCTGCCCGTGGTCTCCCACCAGGCCGTGGCCGCGCTGGTGCCGGCGCGGCCGGACCAGGCCCTGGTGGTGGCCCTGGACGCGCGGATGGAAGAGGTCTACCTGGCGGTCTACCGCCGGGTGGACGGCGCCGCCGACGATACCCGCTGGGATGTCCTGCAGCCGCCCATGCTGATCGCGGCCGCCGAGGCGGTGCCCTGGACCGAGGCCCAGGTCGCCGGCTGGAGCGGGCGCTGCGGCGCGCCCCTGTCCGTGGTGATCGCCGGCGACGCCTGGGACACCCTGGCCGAGCACATGGCGCCCCCGGCGGATTGGCCGCGTTTCGACGCCACCCGGCCCGAGGCGCGCCAGGTCGCCCGGCTGGCCGCGCAGGCGTGGCGCCGCGGCGAGGCCGTGGCGGCGGAACTGGCGGCGCCGCTCTACGTGCGCGACAAGGTCGCGTTCACGACGGCGGAGCGTATGCAGGGGCAGGGCGGCAATCCCCGGGCGGAGCCGGCCGCGCCCTCGGCGCAGCACCTGCCGCCCGTGCCGGCGGGGGCGGTGGTCGAACTCGGGCCGTTGCACAGCGACGACCTGGACGAAATGGCCCGCATCGAGGCCGCGGTGCAGGCTTTTCCCTGGACGCGCGGAAACTTCGCCGATGCGCTGGCCTCCGGCTACGACACCTGCGGCGTGCGCCGCGCCGGCCGCCTGCTGGGCTTCTGCATCCTGATGCATGCCCCCGACGTGTCGCACCTGCTGGTGATCGCCGTCGAGAAATCCCTGCACGGCCAGGGCCTGGGAACGCAATTGATGCGCTGGTGCGAGGAACGCGCGGCGGCGCGCGGCATCGGCGGCGTGCTGCTGGAGGTGCGGCCGTCCAATACCCGCGCCCTGGCCTTCTACGAACGGCACGGATTTCTCAAGATAGGCGTGCGGCGCGGTTATTATCCGGCCGGAAAAGGACAGCGCGAGGACGCCGTGGTGATGCAGAAGCGCTTGGCGCATGACGAAGAGGCAGGCAATGACTGA
- a CDS encoding IspD/TarI family cytidylyltransferase, whose protein sequence is MSVSLLALVPAAGIGARAQRSGAGAVQAGRAPASAAGGPAAGGAHAVPHAVSDAVPAPTLAPAPLPKQYRLLRGQPMLRHAVAALLADPRIGEVRVAVAPDDPWAAPALAGLPRTVVRYCGGATRAGTVAQALADSGAAPDDWVLVHDAARPGLPADALARLIDACLGDAVGGLLALPVADTVKAGRKDAGGTAGAAADGPVRVARTVDRDGLWLAQTPQMFRAGMLADALAAAARDGVPVTDEASALEAAGHAPLLVPGALRNFKVTWPDDFDLMEKWL, encoded by the coding sequence ATGTCCGTGTCTCTTCTTGCTCTCGTACCCGCCGCCGGCATCGGCGCCCGTGCCCAGCGTTCCGGCGCCGGCGCCGTCCAGGCCGGCCGCGCGCCGGCCTCCGCCGCGGGCGGCCCGGCGGCCGGGGGGGCTCATGCCGTGCCCCATGCCGTGTCCGATGCTGTGCCCGCGCCCACGCTCGCCCCCGCGCCGCTGCCGAAACAGTACCGGCTGCTGCGCGGCCAGCCCATGCTGCGCCATGCCGTCGCCGCCTTGCTGGCGGATCCGCGCATCGGCGAGGTGCGGGTGGCCGTCGCGCCGGACGACCCCTGGGCGGCGCCGGCGCTGGCCGGGCTGCCGCGCACTGTCGTGCGCTATTGCGGCGGGGCGACGCGCGCCGGCACCGTGGCCCAGGCCCTGGCCGACAGCGGCGCGGCGCCGGACGACTGGGTGCTGGTGCACGACGCCGCGCGGCCCGGCCTGCCGGCCGACGCGCTGGCGCGGCTCATCGACGCCTGCCTGGGCGACGCGGTGGGAGGGCTCCTGGCCCTGCCGGTCGCCGACACGGTCAAGGCTGGGCGGAAGGACGCCGGCGGGACGGCGGGCGCCGCGGCGGACGGGCCGGTGCGGGTGGCCCGCACGGTGGATCGCGACGGACTGTGGCTGGCGCAGACGCCCCAGATGTTCCGCGCGGGGATGCTCGCCGATGCGCTGGCCGCCGCCGCGCGCGACGGCGTGCCGGTCACGGACGAGGCCTCGGCCCTGGAAGCGGCCGGCCACGCGCCTTTGCTGGTGCCCGGCGCCTTGCGCAACTTCAAGGTGACCTGGCCCGATGATTTCGACTTGATGGAAAAATGGCTATGA
- the lplT gene encoding lysophospholipid transporter LplT, whose amino-acid sequence MKRGFYLVMAAQALSSLADNALFIAAIALIEELRGPDWMTPVMKWSFALAYVLLAAFVGAFADSYPKGRVMFVTNALKVAGCLLMFSYASLGISHDHQVYLVSAAYALVGVGAAAYSPAKYGIVTEMLPPHMLIKGNSWIEGLTVFSIILGTALGSALISPFVSHALLHYPLVRRLAHTPAEAAILVIAAVYLVAAACNLVIPNTHVRYPPQQKNPIKLITTFGGYVRILWKDRLGQISLAVTTLFWGAGATLQLIVIEWGRHHLGYKLSQSSILMLVAAVGTVIGSVLAGRVPLRRALDVLPIGALMGVVVLFMPFVHATASVYALLLVIGGLAGFFVVPMNALLQHRGHVLLSAGHSIAVQNFNEQLNILLMVAIYTVLLYLDLPISIVIFIFGTAVALLMLIFMRWSHNNLRKTPELLEQIGQEGHGQALSHGHGHGHGRH is encoded by the coding sequence TTGAAACGAGGCTTTTATCTGGTCATGGCCGCACAGGCCCTGTCGTCCCTGGCGGACAACGCGCTGTTCATCGCGGCCATCGCCCTGATCGAGGAATTGCGCGGCCCGGACTGGATGACGCCGGTCATGAAATGGTCCTTCGCCCTGGCCTACGTGCTGCTGGCGGCCTTCGTCGGCGCCTTCGCCGACTCCTACCCCAAGGGCCGCGTCATGTTCGTGACCAACGCCCTGAAGGTGGCGGGCTGTCTGCTGATGTTCTCCTACGCCAGCCTGGGCATCAGCCACGATCATCAGGTCTACCTAGTCAGCGCCGCCTACGCGCTGGTCGGCGTGGGCGCCGCCGCCTATTCGCCGGCCAAGTACGGCATCGTCACGGAAATGCTGCCGCCGCACATGCTGATCAAGGGCAATAGCTGGATCGAGGGCCTGACGGTGTTTTCCATCATCCTCGGCACGGCCCTGGGCAGCGCGCTGATCTCCCCCTTCGTCTCCCACGCGCTGCTGCATTACCCCCTGGTGCGCCGCCTGGCCCACACCCCGGCGGAGGCCGCCATCCTGGTGATCGCCGCGGTGTACCTGGTGGCGGCGGCCTGCAACCTGGTGATCCCCAACACCCACGTCCGCTATCCGCCGCAGCAGAAGAACCCCATCAAGCTGATCACCACCTTCGGCGGCTACGTGCGCATCCTGTGGAAGGACCGCCTGGGCCAGATCTCCCTGGCGGTCACCACCCTGTTCTGGGGCGCGGGCGCGACCCTGCAACTGATCGTGATCGAATGGGGCCGCCACCACCTGGGCTACAAGCTGAGCCAGTCCTCCATCCTGATGCTGGTCGCGGCGGTGGGCACGGTCATCGGCTCGGTGCTGGCCGGACGCGTGCCGCTGCGCCGCGCCCTGGACGTGCTGCCGATCGGCGCCCTGATGGGGGTGGTGGTGCTGTTCATGCCCTTCGTCCACGCCACCGCCAGCGTGTACGCGCTGCTGCTGGTGATCGGCGGCCTGGCCGGCTTCTTCGTCGTGCCGATGAACGCCCTGCTCCAGCACCGCGGTCACGTGCTGCTGTCCGCCGGCCATTCCATCGCGGTGCAGAACTTCAACGAGCAGTTGAACATCCTGCTGATGGTGGCGATCTACACCGTGCTGCTGTACCTGGATCTTCCCATCAGCATCGTGATCTTCATCTTCGGCACCGCCGTGGCCCTGCTGATGCTGATTTTCATGCGCTGGAGCCACAACAACCTGCGCAAGACGCCGGAGCTGCTGGAACAGATCGGCCAGGAAGGCCATGGCCAGGCGCTGAGCCACGGCCACGGTCACGGTCACGGCCGGCATTGA
- a CDS encoding carboxymuconolactone decarboxylase family protein: MEFIQSIKELVPDWAKDIRLNLDSVIGRSTLPAEDAVGAALAAAFAARSPVLVEAFKKGLSEADANGALTAASLMGMNNVWYPYVEMSGDAQLKGLPAQLRMNAYATSGGVDKKRFELFALCASIIGKCHFCVESHYALLKQEGYSTEQLRDVGRIAAVVNATAQVLAAQGK; encoded by the coding sequence ATGGAATTCATCCAATCCATCAAGGAACTCGTGCCCGACTGGGCCAAGGACATCCGCCTGAATCTGGACTCGGTGATCGGCCGCTCCACCCTGCCCGCCGAAGATGCCGTGGGCGCGGCCCTGGCCGCCGCCTTCGCCGCGCGCAGCCCGGTGCTGGTCGAGGCCTTCAAGAAAGGATTGTCCGAGGCCGATGCCAACGGCGCCTTGACCGCCGCCTCGCTGATGGGCATGAACAACGTCTGGTATCCCTACGTCGAGATGTCGGGCGACGCCCAGCTCAAGGGCTTGCCGGCGCAGTTGCGCATGAACGCCTACGCCACCAGCGGCGGCGTCGACAAGAAGCGCTTCGAGCTATTCGCCCTGTGCGCCTCCATCATCGGCAAGTGCCACTTCTGCGTCGAGTCGCACTATGCCTTGCTGAAGCAGGAAGGCTACAGCACCGAGCAACTGCGCGACGTCGGCCGCATCGCCGCCGTGGTGAACGCCACCGCCCAGGTGCTGGCCGCGCAAGGCAAGTAA
- the risS gene encoding sensor histidine kinase RisS, producing MILSSMASRIRLGLFGRTFLLLAALMLVSLGAWLQVFFSMELGPRANQMAQRVVTAVNITRTALVYSQADERSKLLLDLATNEGIQVYPREVTDFAEPLPHDDYWQRVADHIRSRFGPETQISWGVNQVPGFWVSFQIDHDLYWLVFEREQIGLTGGIEWLGWGATALLLSLVGAAVSVGFVNRPLSRLARAAQILSRGETPAPLPENGPAEIRDLNASFNRMAKDIRQTEADRELMLAGISHDLRTPLARMRLEIEMSGVSEDARQAIDEDLAQIDHSIGQLMEYARPAGTLPQMATDISSVLTELLERERSHTASTGGELEAFITPGLRARITALDLKRIVSNLIENARRYGRSGDGQAHLVMAVQPEGNIIAIEVSDRGPGIATDDVERLLRPFSRGEAARTGVSGAGLGLAIVERLLKHVGGSLKMLPRQGGGLTARIELPKTKIRNYQLDSENQ from the coding sequence ATGATCCTTTCAAGCATGGCGTCGCGTATACGTCTAGGGCTGTTCGGCCGTACTTTTCTCCTGCTTGCCGCCTTGATGCTGGTCAGTCTGGGCGCCTGGTTGCAGGTGTTTTTCAGTATGGAGCTGGGACCGCGCGCCAATCAGATGGCGCAGCGGGTGGTTACGGCCGTCAATATCACACGCACGGCCCTGGTGTATTCGCAGGCGGACGAGCGCAGCAAGCTGCTGCTGGACCTCGCCACCAACGAAGGCATCCAGGTCTATCCGCGCGAAGTCACCGATTTCGCCGAGCCCCTTCCCCATGACGACTACTGGCAGCGCGTGGCGGACCACATCCGCTCGCGCTTCGGCCCGGAAACCCAGATTTCCTGGGGCGTGAACCAGGTCCCGGGCTTCTGGGTCAGCTTCCAGATCGACCACGACCTCTACTGGCTGGTTTTCGAACGGGAGCAGATCGGCCTGACCGGCGGCATCGAATGGCTGGGCTGGGGCGCCACCGCGCTGCTGCTCTCCCTGGTGGGCGCGGCCGTCAGCGTGGGCTTCGTGAACCGGCCGCTGTCGCGCCTGGCGCGCGCGGCGCAGATCCTGTCGCGCGGGGAGACCCCGGCGCCGCTGCCGGAAAACGGTCCCGCCGAAATCCGCGACCTGAACGCCTCCTTCAATCGCATGGCCAAGGACATCCGGCAGACGGAGGCGGACCGCGAACTGATGCTGGCCGGCATCTCCCACGACCTGCGCACCCCGCTGGCGCGCATGCGGCTGGAAATCGAGATGAGCGGCGTCTCGGAAGACGCGCGCCAGGCCATCGACGAGGACCTGGCCCAGATCGACCACAGTATCGGCCAGTTGATGGAATACGCGCGCCCCGCCGGCACGCTGCCGCAGATGGCCACGGACATCTCCAGCGTGCTGACCGAATTGCTGGAGCGCGAGCGCAGCCACACCGCCTCCACGGGCGGCGAGCTGGAGGCCTTCATCACGCCCGGCCTGCGCGCCCGCATCACCGCCCTGGACCTCAAGCGCATCGTCAGCAACCTCATCGAGAACGCGCGCCGCTACGGCCGCTCCGGCGACGGCCAGGCCCACCTGGTCATGGCGGTGCAACCCGAAGGCAATATCATCGCCATCGAGGTTTCCGATCGCGGGCCGGGCATCGCCACCGACGACGTCGAACGCCTGCTGCGGCCCTTCTCGCGCGGCGAAGCGGCGCGCACGGGCGTGAGCGGCGCGGGATTGGGGTTGGCTATCGTCGAGCGGCTGCTCAAGCACGTCGGCGGGTCGCTGAAAATGCTCCCCCGGCAAGGCGGCGGACTGACGGCGCGGATAGAATTACCCAAAACCAAGATTAGAAATTATCAATTAGACAGTGAAAATCAATAG
- a CDS encoding peroxiredoxin has translation MKTVGDKLEPFKVAGVKPGFNQHEENGVSAFEDITESSFPGKWKVIYFYPKDFTFVCPTEIVGFNKLAKDFEDRDAVLLGGSTDNEFVKLAWRREHPDLNKLGHYQFGDTTGALVDQLGIREKSAGVALRATFIVDPDNVIQHVSVNNLNVGRNPEEVLRLLDGLQTDELCACNRSVGGATL, from the coding sequence ATGAAAACTGTTGGCGATAAGCTCGAGCCTTTCAAGGTTGCCGGCGTCAAGCCCGGTTTCAATCAGCACGAAGAGAACGGTGTGTCGGCCTTCGAAGACATCACCGAAAGCTCGTTCCCCGGCAAGTGGAAAGTGATCTACTTCTATCCGAAGGATTTCACCTTCGTGTGCCCGACCGAAATCGTCGGCTTCAACAAGCTGGCCAAGGATTTCGAAGACCGTGACGCCGTGCTGTTGGGCGGTTCCACCGACAACGAATTCGTCAAGCTGGCCTGGCGCCGCGAGCACCCGGACCTGAACAAGCTGGGTCACTACCAGTTCGGCGACACCACCGGCGCCCTGGTCGACCAACTGGGCATCCGCGAGAAGTCGGCCGGCGTTGCGCTGCGCGCCACCTTCATCGTCGATCCCGACAACGTCATCCAGCACGTCTCGGTGAACAACCTGAACGTGGGCCGCAACCCTGAAGAAGTGCTGCGCCTGCTGGACGGTCTGCAAACCGACGAACTGTGCGCCTGCAACCGCTCGGTCGGCGGCGCCACGCTGTAA
- the ispF gene encoding 2-C-methyl-D-erythritol 2,4-cyclodiphosphate synthase — protein MTIPFRVGQGFDVHALVEGRPLIVGGVTIPHTHGLLGHSDADVLLHAVTDAVLGAAGLGDIGRHFPDTDPAYKGADSRVLLRAAMAKVAEAGWQVVNVDATVHAQAPKIGPHAAGMAANIAADLRVAVEAVNVKAKTNEGLGYLGRKEGIAATVVALLARA, from the coding sequence ATGACTATCCCCTTCCGCGTAGGGCAGGGTTTCGACGTACACGCGCTGGTGGAGGGCCGCCCGCTGATCGTCGGCGGCGTGACGATCCCCCATACGCACGGCCTGCTGGGCCACTCCGACGCCGACGTGCTGCTGCACGCGGTGACCGACGCCGTGCTGGGGGCGGCGGGGCTGGGCGATATCGGGCGGCACTTCCCGGACACCGATCCCGCCTACAAGGGCGCCGACAGCCGGGTGCTGCTGCGGGCGGCCATGGCGAAGGTGGCCGAGGCCGGCTGGCAGGTGGTCAACGTGGACGCGACGGTGCACGCGCAGGCGCCGAAGATCGGGCCGCACGCCGCGGGCATGGCGGCGAACATCGCCGCGGACCTGCGGGTGGCGGTGGAGGCGGTCAACGTCAAGGCCAAGACCAACGAGGGCCTGGGCTACCTGGGACGCAAGGAAGGCATCGCGGCCACCGTCGTGGCGCTGCTGGCGCGCGCTTGA
- a CDS encoding uracil-DNA glycosylase: MTEAGAPAPLRVNALQRAWLREIGIEKVWARQEPGEPESGAAGRPGADAAMAGAAALAAARGLAPASGQASGQAGAATQIGAAGAARAVAAADPAAAAGAMAAAAAGDAGVGSGSDAGAGAARPDGAPMRPAGPAGAAAAAARGQAPRPPAIGARPGAQSRPAASAKGEHVPAPMPDVNTLDIDQLREQVSGCTACGLCNGRRQAVFGDGARPARWMVVGEAPGEQEDRQGLPFVGRSGQLLDAMLAAVGMTRRDDVFIANVIKCRPPGNRNPKPEEIAACSPYLMRQIALLKPERILVLGRFAAQTLLGTDAAVGSLRGRVHTLRADDGREIPVVVSYHPAYLLRSPSEKARSWKDLRLAVAGS, encoded by the coding sequence ATGACTGAGGCGGGAGCCCCGGCGCCCTTGCGCGTCAATGCCCTGCAACGGGCCTGGCTGCGCGAGATCGGCATCGAGAAGGTATGGGCGCGCCAGGAGCCGGGCGAACCGGAGTCCGGCGCTGCCGGCCGTCCCGGCGCGGACGCCGCGATGGCGGGCGCGGCCGCATTGGCGGCGGCGCGCGGTTTGGCGCCGGCATCGGGGCAGGCTTCGGGGCAGGCCGGCGCCGCCACCCAGATCGGTGCGGCAGGCGCCGCGAGGGCCGTCGCCGCGGCGGATCCCGCGGCGGCCGCCGGCGCAATGGCTGCGGCCGCGGCCGGCGACGCTGGTGTCGGATCTGGTTCGGACGCCGGCGCCGGCGCGGCGCGCCCGGACGGCGCTCCCATGCGCCCCGCGGGTCCCGCCGGAGCGGCCGCCGCGGCTGCCCGCGGCCAGGCGCCGCGGCCGCCCGCGATAGGGGCCCGGCCGGGCGCCCAGTCCAGGCCGGCCGCCTCGGCCAAGGGCGAGCATGTCCCCGCGCCGATGCCCGACGTGAACACGCTGGATATCGATCAATTGCGCGAGCAGGTCAGCGGCTGCACCGCCTGCGGCCTGTGCAACGGCCGCCGCCAGGCCGTATTCGGCGACGGCGCGCGTCCGGCGCGCTGGATGGTGGTGGGCGAGGCCCCGGGGGAGCAGGAAGACCGCCAGGGGCTGCCGTTCGTCGGCCGTTCGGGCCAATTGCTGGACGCCATGCTGGCCGCCGTGGGCATGACGCGCCGCGACGACGTGTTCATCGCCAACGTCATCAAGTGCCGGCCGCCCGGCAACCGCAATCCCAAGCCCGAGGAAATCGCCGCCTGCAGTCCTTACCTGATGCGCCAGATCGCCTTGCTCAAGCCGGAACGCATCCTGGTGCTGGGCCGTTTCGCGGCCCAGACCCTGCTGGGAACCGACGCGGCGGTGGGCAGCCTGCGCGGACGGGTGCATACCCTGCGCGCCGACGACGGGCGGGAAATTCCCGTCGTGGTGAGCTATCACCCGGCCTATCTGCTGCGCAGCCCGAGCGAGAAGGCGCGCAGTTGGAAGGACTTGCGGCTGGCCGTGGCCGGCTCCTGA